The following is a genomic window from Clostridium fungisolvens.
GTTAGAGGAGCTTTGGAGTCTTTACCTAAACATCAGCTTGAATCAGGAAAAGCTTTGGGGTTAACTTATATTCAGTTGTATAGATATATACTTATACCACAGGCTATAAGGAGATTGCTTCCTGGAGCTATAAATTTAGCAACTAGAATGGTTAAGACTACTTCTTTAGTTGTATTAATTGGAGTTGTTGAAGTAGTAAAAGTTGGACAACAAATAATAGAAACAGCAAGATTTACTGTTCCAACAGCTTCTTTCTGGGTATATGGGATAGTATTCATATTATATTTTATAATTTGTTATCCTCTATCATTGTTATCAAAAAGACTTGAAGCAAAGTGGAATAGTTAGGGGTGGTTATCATAGATAAAGTAAATAATGAAGTGTTGCTTGAGATAAAAGGCTTACACAAAGAATATGAAAGTAAGAAAGTTTTAAATAATATAGACTTGGAAATACACAAAGGTGAGGTTCTTGTAATACTAGGACCTTCTGGATGTGGAAAAAGTACCCTTCTAAGATGTTTAAATGGTCTTGAACCAATTCAAGGAGGGGATATAAAACTATCTGGAAAGTCATTAACTGATAAGAATGTAAACTGGCAAGAGGTACGTCAGAAGATAGGAATGGTATTTCAGAATTATGAGTTGTTTCCACATATGACAGTTATTGAAAATATTCTTTTAGGGCCAACTAAGGTTCAGAAAAGAGATAGAAATGAAGTATTGGAGCAAGCAAAGCAACTTTTGGATAGAGTAGGACTTCTTGATAGAATGGATTCATATCCACGTCAGCTTTCAGGTGGACAAAAGCAAAGAATAGCCATAGTAAGAGCTTTATGCATGAACCCGGAAGTAATGCTATTTGATGAAGTAACTGCATCACTTGATCCGGAGATGGTAAGAGAAGTATTAGATGTTATGTTAGAACTTGCAAAGCAAGGGATGACAATGGCAATAGTAACTCATGAAATGAATTTTGCTCAAGCTGTTGCAGATAAGATAGTTTTCCTTGATTCAGGAAACATATGTGAAGTTGCAACTCCTGAGGAGTTTTTTAAAAATCCTAAGACAGAACGTGCTCAGCACTTTCTAAATATATTTGAATACTAAAATTGGGGGGAAGATTTATAATGAAAAACATTAAAAAGGTTTTAGCAGCAGTTATAGTTGGTACTTTACTAGTGGGTAGCTTTGTTGGATGCAGCAAGTCTACTACATCAGATGATAAGTCAAAATCATCAGCAGCTACAAGTTCATTAGAAGATATCAAAAAACGTGGAAAGATTAGAGTTGGTGTATTTAGTGATAAACCACCTTTCGGATATGTAGATTCAAACGGTAAGAACCAAGGTTTTGACGTTGAAATAGCTAAGAGATTTGCAAAGGATCTTTTAGGGGATGAGTCAAAAGTAGAATTTGTATTAGTAGAAGCAGCAGCAAGAGTATCAGTTTTAGAATCAAATAAAGTTGATATAACAATGGCTAACTTCACAGTTACAGATGAAAGAAAGCAAAAGGTTGATTTTGCTAATCCATATATGAAGGTTTCTCTTGGAATAGTTTCTCCTGATGGAGCTCTTATAACTTCAGTTGACCAATTAAAAGGTAAGAAGCTTATAGTTAACAAGGGAACAACTGCAGAAGCTTACTTCATGAAGAACTATCCAGATATAGAATTATTAAAGTATGACCAAAATACAGAAACTTTTGAAGCTTTAAAGGATGGTCGTGGTGCTGCACTAGCTCATGATAACACAGAAGTTCTTGCTTGGGCTAAGAGCAACAAAGGATTCACTGTTGGAGTTCCAACACTAGGAAGCCAAGATACAATAGCTCCAGCTGTAAAGAAGGGTAACAAAGAGCTTTTAGATTGGATCAACACTGAACTTGAAAATATAGGAAAAGAAAACTTTATTCACAAAGCATACGAAGATACCTTAAAGCCAGTATACGGTGACTCAGTAAGTCCTGATAACCTTGTAATTGAAGGCGGAAAATTAAAATAGTTTTTGAGCAGCTGATACTGTAGTATCAGCTGCTTATTTTCATTTATATGAAGATATATATTGTTTTTAAAAGGGAAATTATATAAATAAAATACTTCATATTAGAATTTATCCAAATAAAGATTCGTAGAATTATCGAAATTTAATGATTGAAGTAGTTTATCAGTTCAGAGGAATAAATAATCCAGTTCTATGTAATAAGACTAATAGATACTTATATTAAATAATAATGTCGGTAAGATTATCAACTATAAGTTTTTATGTAATCTAAATATCTTGATTGAGGTATAGCTACTATTCTATAATTAATAGATAATAAATGTCAGTAAAGTATTAAATATTTAAAATTAAAATGGAGGTGAGACACATATTAGAAAATATTGCAGTTGTGAATGACAATGATGAGATTATAGGATATAAAGAAAAAATGTCGGTACATAAGGAAGGTATATTGCATAGAGCTTTTTCAGTAGTACTTTTTAATTCGAAAAATGAAATGCTATTGCAGAGAAGGAGTTTTTCAAAATATCACTCGCCAGGAGAGTGGACTAATGCATGTTGCAGTCATCAGAGAGAGAATGAAACAATTAAAGAAGCTGCGATTAGAAGACTGTATGAAGAACTGGGAATTAATGATGCTATACTTGAAGAAGAATTTATTTTTCATTATAAATGCCAATTTGAAAATGAACTTTGGGAAAATGAAATTGATCATGTTTTTATTGGTAGATATGATAAAGATGTTGAATCTTTTAATATAGATGAAGTTCACGAGGTCAGATGGATTTCAGTATCGGAGTTGCTTAACTGGATTGATGAAAAGCCTGAAGAGTTTACTTTTTGGTTTAAAATTCTAATAAAGAAAGCAGAAGAACTTAAAAAATTATACACTAAATATTAATTTGTTAAGATTTAATGTATAATTCTTCTACATATTGAGGCATAATAATCAATGTAATGTAGCATCTTCTTATAAGTTTTATTCTTTGTAGTTTTAAAATATTTAAGTTACGAAACTATAACTTTAGAAGATTTATACACAAATTACCAAATGAACTCTTCTGAAAACTAATTAGAAATCAAGGTAACCTAGTACATAGCAAGAAAATAATGGATTAAAATGCAAATTATCATCCATAAGGAATGGCTGGTTACATCGGAATTTTATTAGTGAAATGTTCCAGAGAGTTTAAAAAAATAAAATTTCGGAGGTTCAAAATTATGAATGGTACAGTTAAATGGTTTAATCCAGAAAAAGGATTTGGATTCATCACAGGAGATGATGGAAAAGATGTATTTGCACACTTTTCACAAATAAATGCTGAAGGCTATAAATCTCTTGAAGAAGGCCAAAAAGTATCTTTTGATGTTGCTCAAGGTCCAAAAGGTCCACAAGCAGAAAATATTACACTAGCTAAATAGACAGCGGAAATCCCCTTAAAGTATGTACTTTAAGGGGATTTTAGCAATATTTATTGAAAAAGGATACTTAAGGATATTTTATAGTCTCTATTATTTATGATTTTGTTATTCAATCCAAAATGGCTGAGTCCATGCCATGCAACCATCTTCTCTGTTCATTTCAATTCTTACATATTTCTCATTTCCTAATACTGTATATTCGGCTTCATGACCGTAGCTTTCTTTTAAAACTTTGCCTTTATAACCTATAAATTTAAAAGATACTGGAATATTGTGATGTTTAAGCTCCAGATATAGTCTATTATCAATAGCTTCAATTTTATTTAGTAAGATACCAGTGGAACTATAGAAACTTCCTTTTCTCAAAGATTCAAGTATTGATACAGAACTTTTCTCTTCACATAATGCCATATTAAAAGCACAACCACAGCGCTGGAATACGTGCATATCATCGTTCGCGAATCCAAATACTTTTTTACCATTCGACAAAAGATTGTCCCATAAATCAGTAGCTAAAGCTCTTCCTTTGTTATCGAATTTAACATTGTTATTATAAATTTCTAACCCAGTATACCCATTTAACTGTAGTAATTCTTCTAGTGGCCAGTAATTATCTTCATAAACATGAGGATGGCATATTATATTTAATCCGCCTTCATCATTTACTTTATTAAAAAGTTGTTGATGATTATCATAATTACGTTCATCGTCACAGTAATCTTTAATGTTTATACCAAGAGTTTGATAATCTCTATATTTATATTCAGTTCCAGGGAAAATAACTATATCTTCGTAACTTTCATTAAGTTTTGTGAGCATACAGTGATCCGTAATGGCTAAAAAATCATATTTCATTTTATAAGATTTGTACATATCTATTACTGTCTCTAAAGAGTAGTGACCACATTTACTATTTTCAGTATGGGTATGTAAATTTCCCTTAAGCCATATCCCAGTAGACAGGTAAGGATTAATTATCATAAGTTTACCTCCATATGAGTTTTAATTTTAAATACACAATTCAAGTTTAAAACCTATTAAAATTTTAAAAGCTCAATTCATTAATAAGCTGCTATTTTGTCAAATAGTATAATTTTATTATATAACAGTTAAAAAAAATAGTAAAATTTATATCGAAAAACAGAAAAAACTTATTAAAGCTACTTTATAAAATAACTTGAAAAAGTTTTTTTCCAATGATATACTTTAGTCAAGGATGGTCAATACAATTAATAAATAAAATGGGAATGAGAGGGTACGAGAATGAAAGAGTATTTTTCAAACATATCTAAGGTAGTATATGAGGGGCCAAAATCAACCAATCCATATTCATTTAAATATTACAATCCTGAAGAAGTAGTTGGAAATAAAAAGATGAAAGAACATTTAAGATTTGCAGTATCTTATTGGCATACTTTAACTGCAAATGGAACTGATCCTTTTGGGGTTGGGACAATGCTTCGTCCTTGGGATAATGTAAACGATTCTATGGAACTTGCTAAAGCAAGAATGGAAGCTGCATTTGAATTAATGGATAAGCTAAACATTGATTATTTCTGTTTCCATGATAGAGATATTGCACCAGAAGGAAATAGCCTAGCTGAGACTAACGAAAACTTAGACAAGTTGGTAGCATATTGCAAAGAATTAATGAAAAAATATGATAAAAAATTGTTATGGGGAACTGCAAATTGTTTCTCTAATCCAAGATATGTACATGGAGCAGGTACTTCATGCAATGCTGATGTTTTTGCATATACAGCAGCTCAAATTAAAAAGGCTATTGAAGTAACAAAAGAATTAGGCGGAGAAAATTATGTGTTCTGGGGTGGAAGAGAAGGTTATGAAACTCTTCTAAATACAAACATGGAATTAGAACTTGATAACTTTGCTAGACTTCTTCAAATGGCTGTTGACTATGCTAAAGAAATAGGATTCACTGGACAGTTTTTAATAGAACCAAAGCCAATGGAACCAACAAAACACCAATATGATTTTGACACAGCTACAGTATTAGCATTCTTAAGAAAATATAAATTAGACAAGCATTTTAAGATAAATATTGAAGCAAATCATGCAACCTTAGCAGGTCACACTTTCCAGCATGAGCTACATGTAGCTAGAATAAATAATGTTCTTGGAAGCGTAGATGCAAATCAAGGAGATCCTAATTTGGGATGGGATACTGACCAGTTCCCAACTAATGTATATGATACAACTCTTGCTATGTATGAAATACTTAAGAATAACGGTATTGCACCTGGTGGTTTGAATTTTGATGCAAAGGTAAGAAGAGCTTCATTTGAACCAGAAGATTTATTTTTAGCTTATATTGCTGGAATGGATACTTTTGCGAAAGGGTTAAGAGTAGCTCATAAACTGCTAACTGATGGAGTTCTAGAAAACAATATAAAAGAGAAATATTCAAGTTTTGAAGGTGGAATCGGAAAAGAAATAGTTGAAGGAAATGTAGGCTTCAAAGAGTTGGAAAAGTACGCTTTAGAAAACAGTAGAATTTCCAATAAGTCTGGAAGACAAGAGATGTTGGAGTCTATTGTTAATCAATATATATTTGAAGATAAATAGATTTCTTAAATAAAAATAAGATTTATATTTAAGTAAGAGTGTATCTTAAACTGAATTAATTAAAAAGATGTACCACTTCGTATTTAATTTTATATTTTTAAATTTAATCACTATAAGCAGTGAGAGTTTAAAAATTAGATTGAAGATCGGAGTGGTACATACTGTATATAGATGAATCCATTCATAATTAAATTTATATTTTTAAAATATCCTCTGAATTTTGAAAATAGGTTTTGGATTAGAACGTTTCATCTTTAATAATATTTGCATTAAATTGGGATATGATTAGAAGCTGAAATGCAGAAGCATATAAAAGCTATTATATGGTATATTTAAGCATCCCTTTAGAAATAGAAGTGAATTATTAGTAATCATGCCAGTTGAAGTGAAAACGTTGTATTTGGTATAATTAAGAAAATTATTAAGATAACGTAAAATTTGAACTTTTAGATGTAAGTAAATTAAATGTACAAAGGAATGATAGGATAATGATGAAATTTAAAAATGTAGATAAAGACACAATAAGGAGTTCAAATATAAAGCTTATATTGAACTTATTGTTTGATAAAAGGGAACTTACAAAGCAGGAAATATCAAAAGAAACAGGGCTTAGTATACCAACTGTAATTAACATTACAAACGAACTTATTGAAGATGGATTAGTTGAGGAATGTGGAGTTGCAGAATCAAGCGGTGGAAGAAAACCAATAATAGTAAGATTTATGCCAAATTCCAGATATTCTTTTGGAGTAGAGATAAATTCTAAATACATAAGAATAATTTTAATTAATCTTGATGCTGCTATTTTGGAAGATGAAAGCATAATGTTTAATGATTCATTTAAGCTGAATGAAGGTAATGTAAAAAATATTTTTGATGAAATTTGCAAAATAATTAAAGTTATAATTTTAAAAAGGAATATAAAAGAAGCGAATGTGCTTGGAATAGGATTTTCACTTCCAGGTACAGTGAATGAAGAAAAACTTTTGCTAGAGCTTGCTCCAAATCTTTTTGTTAAGAATATGGATTTTCATTACGTAGAAGAAAAACTTAATATTAAGGTATATGTAGAAAATGAAGCTAATTCTGCTGCAGTGGCTGAGCTAAGACTCGGAATAGCAAAAGATATGAGAAATTTAGTCTACATATCAGTCAGAGAAGGTGTGGGTACCGGAATTGTTGTAAGTGGATACCTTTATAAAGGAAAGAACAAAAGAGCTGGTGAATTTGGTCATATGACTGTAGAAAAAAATGGTATTCCTTGTACTTGTGGAAAAAAAGGATGCTGGGAAGTTTATACTTCATCAGAAATGATTTTAAAAAAATATAATATAGAAGAAAAGAATCCTGTAAGGTCTTTCGACCAATTCTTTAATTTACTTGATGGAAAAGATTTAAAAGCTTCTGCAATCTGGGAAGAATATTTAGATTACTTATCTGTTGGAATTCAAAATATAATTCTAATAATGGATCCCCATTATATTGTAGTAGGAGGAGACATAAGTAATTATGAAAAGTTTCTTATCCCTCCTTTAAAAGATAGAATTTTTAAGGATATCAATTTCTTTAGTGAAGATGATTTAAAGCTACTTACTTCTAAATTTAAGGAGAATTCATCCATAATAGGAGCGTCGATCTTACCAATTGAAAAACTATTTTTTATAAATGAAAGAATATTATAGTGGAGGCATTTATGAAAGTAAAAAAGGAATTTGGAGAAGGACCAATATTTATAGCAACAAATTATATATGGTGGTTTTTAGTTGGGAACTTCTATTTCTGGCTTTTGAATTTGCCAATGTTGTTAGTTGTTCTAGGGATAGTATCTACTGTAGGCAGTGATAATACATTATTGTTCATAATAACTCTTTTACCAATGGCTCCAGCATTAACAGCACTTTTAAGTTCAATGGGGAAGCTTATTAGAGAAAAGGACATAAACATGACAAAGGAATTTTTTAAAGCTTACAAAACAAATTTTGTTGAGTCAATAATTTTTGGCTTTTTTGAAGTGGTAATCCTCGGGGTATTATATTTTGACAGAGTTTATTTTGCGGCTACATCTTCAATCGCAATTCTTCAGATGGTTATATTAGTGCTAGCTATTATTTTCTTTGCAATTATTAATTTTTATATTTTGCCTATAGTTTCTAGGTTTTATTTGAAAAAGATGCAAATAGTGAAGTTAGCCATCTTTTATTTCTTTAGAAGAATACATGTAGCAGCGGCTGCATTAGCAATTTTATATTTACTATGGACAATCTCACTTAAAGGCGGGTCTATTATTTTACTTTTTTCAGCTAGCATTTTATGTTATATAATAATGCTATTTCATACAAATACCTTAATTGAGATAGAAGCTAGGTTGCAACCAGAAGATACTAATGGATTAGATGCATAGAAGGTGTATAGGTGTGAAAAAGATCATAGACTTTTTTAATAATTTAAGTGTGAGATTTAAGTTTGCTTTAGTTTATTTTTTTATATTACTTATTCAGATAGTAATTTTCGGACTTTATATGTATGAGCAAACATCAAACTCAACAGTTAAGCAAGGACAGCTGGTTATGGAACAAAATCTGTTGCAAACCAAAGAGAGTATTCTACAAAAAAGAAACTCTATAGAAAGTGCTGCAGACATACTAGTTTTAGATAAAAGAATACAAGATTTTTTAGATTATAAATATGAAAATTCTGTATATCAAATACAAGATTATCAGTTTAATATATCACCAATTGTTGAAAACATATTAAAACAAAATAGATATATAAATTCCATTAAAATATATATGTCGGATAATATAGTAACCGAAATGGCAGATAGTTATTACAGCGTAAATAAAGATTCAGACTTGAGCAAGTTCTTGGCATTGAATCAAAAGAAACCTTTGGATAATGGATGGACTAGTACCCATGAAGCAAAGACGCGCGCTCTTAAGGATAGTACTGGTACAGGTGAACAAGTATTAACCTACTCAAAGAAAATAATTTCAAGTAATACCTTTAGGGAAACAGGTACTCTTGAAATTGAAGTTAAAGAGACTGTTCTCTTCGATATGCTTCGGGATCCGATTGTAACAAAGCTTGGTAAGATATTTGTTGCAGATGATAATAGCATGGTAGTATCTAACAATATTCCAAGTTTATTCAAGCAAGATGTGATAAAGAGTAATTTCTTTGATTTTACACCAAATAAAAGAATTAGTGAGGTTGGTGAGATATTCAATAAGAAATATATTTTTATTTCAATCCCCATAAGTGAAATCAATTGTAATATACTTGGAATTTTCCCGGCTGAAAACTTCAATAATGAGATAAAAAGTTCATTTAGAAATATTGAACTTGTGTTATTAGGTTCTTCCATCTTTTTGGGGATAATCATATTTTTTACTACAACTGCATTGTTGTCAAGGATTAAAGACATGGTTAAGGCGATGAAGCAAGTAAGAGATGGGAATCTTAATGTTTCTGTGAAGGTAGATTCTACAGATGAATTTGGCGAACTTGGAACTACGTTTAATCATATGACTTCAAGAATACATGAATTAGTAGAGACAGTTTATAAAATAGAGCTTATGGAAAAAGAGGCCGAGCTTAAAGCGTTAGAAGCTCAAATAAATCCTCACTTTTTGTACAATACGCTTGCTACAATAACGTGGGCTGCCAGAAAAGTAAAGTCATCTCAAATAGAAACTATTTCAAATTCTTTAGCTAAATTTTATAGATTAGTTTTAAGTAAGGGAAATAGGGAAATTACCGTAGCAGAAGAAGTAGAAATGGTGAAGGCTTATCTTCATATACAGAAGATAAGATTTGAAGACAAGTTTGATGTAATATATAAAATTGACGAAGCCTCGTATTCTAAGAAAATCATAAAAAACATCCTACAGCCTATAGTAGAAAATGCATTAAGTCATGGGATTGAACCAAAGAGCTCTCATGGAACTATTGTAATAAAAATTAGTTCCTTTGAAAATTTTTTAAGCATAAAGATAATAGATGATGGTGTAGGAATTGCTCAAGGCAAATTGATTAAGGTGTTAAATGGTGATGTAGAAAGCGCTAAAGGCAGTGGATATGCAGTGAAAAATATAATTCAAAGACTGGAAGCTTATTCAGGTAGAAAAGATGTTTTTTCTATTTATAGTAGAGAAGGCATTGGAACTGAAGTGGTGATTTTGATTTAGATACTTTGCTTTCTATCGACGTACTGCTTCTTATTGAAATCTATCAAAGATTTTGGGAACTGGTATATCTACAGCATAATTTTAATTCATGATATAACCAGAAATCACTTTAGGAGGAGGATCTTATGTTAAGAATGTTAATCGTTGAGGATGAGAGATTAGAAAGAGAAGGTCTTCTTGAATTTTTGGATTGGAGTAGCTTTGGAATAGAGGTAGTAGAGACAGCATGTGATGGGTTAGAAGGTATAGAATTAGCTAGAAAGATGAGACCAGATTTAATTATAACAGATATAAAGATGTCAGGTATGGCAGGATTAGAGATGTCAAAAAAGATTAAAGAATTTCTGCCAGAAGTAAAAATCATAATATTGTCTGGATATAATGATTTTAAATTCGCTAAGGAAGCTATAAGGTTTCAAGCTTATGCATATTTGTTAAAGCCTGTGGAAGAAAAAGAGATGGTAGAAGTGATAAAAGGGGCTACAAATGAATGCATAAAAGCTTATGAAATAGCTTTAGAAGAAAGCAAAAATAAGCTTCAGATAGAAGAAAGCTATAGTGTTGCTAGGACACAATTTATAGCGGATCTTTTCGAGGGAAGAGTAAAGGAAGAAGAACTATATGAATATTTAAAGTATTTTCATATAAATCTTATAAAAGAAGATAACATATTAGTAATGATTATAAGGCAATCTAAGTTAAATGATTCAGTAATTATAGATGAACATGATTTATTTGATATAATCAATAATAATATTGATGAATTAAAGGATAAAGATTATTTTAATGTTGAAAAATCTTTTTTATACAAGGACAGTGTTAGAAATCAACTAGTAGCCTGTGTTTCACTAAATTCTGAAGAAGATTTTGATACTTTGCTATATTATATTTCAAACAAGTATCTTGCAAGAATAAAAAGAGAGAACAATGTAACACTTCAGATTGGAATTGGCAAGAAGGTTGAGACAATTGATGATATACATTTATCCTATAACTCAGCTTGCGAAGCAATTGAGTTTGGTGAATTTTGGTCAATACAAGGATTGACCTATTATGAAGGTGTGGAAGTTAATTCAAAAAAGTTTGAGGACAGGTTATGCGAATTTGTAGTAAAAGGGAATTACTTTTCAAAAAATTTGGTTAGT
Proteins encoded in this region:
- a CDS encoding amino acid ABC transporter permease; its protein translation is MQNSVISAIFEGNNFLRLLGGLLVTARIAFISIIIGSVFGIVLGLLRTTKYKVIKFVLRLYLEIFRIIPTLVWLFILHFGVTAALDIQIDGEVVSIIVFSLWGAAEMSDIVRGALESLPKHQLESGKALGLTYIQLYRYILIPQAIRRLLPGAINLATRMVKTTSLVVLIGVVEVVKVGQQIIETARFTVPTASFWVYGIVFILYFIICYPLSLLSKRLEAKWNS
- a CDS encoding amino acid ABC transporter ATP-binding protein, encoding MDKVNNEVLLEIKGLHKEYESKKVLNNIDLEIHKGEVLVILGPSGCGKSTLLRCLNGLEPIQGGDIKLSGKSLTDKNVNWQEVRQKIGMVFQNYELFPHMTVIENILLGPTKVQKRDRNEVLEQAKQLLDRVGLLDRMDSYPRQLSGGQKQRIAIVRALCMNPEVMLFDEVTASLDPEMVREVLDVMLELAKQGMTMAIVTHEMNFAQAVADKIVFLDSGNICEVATPEEFFKNPKTERAQHFLNIFEY
- a CDS encoding cysteine ABC transporter substrate-binding protein codes for the protein MKNIKKVLAAVIVGTLLVGSFVGCSKSTTSDDKSKSSAATSSLEDIKKRGKIRVGVFSDKPPFGYVDSNGKNQGFDVEIAKRFAKDLLGDESKVEFVLVEAAARVSVLESNKVDITMANFTVTDERKQKVDFANPYMKVSLGIVSPDGALITSVDQLKGKKLIVNKGTTAEAYFMKNYPDIELLKYDQNTETFEALKDGRGAALAHDNTEVLAWAKSNKGFTVGVPTLGSQDTIAPAVKKGNKELLDWINTELENIGKENFIHKAYEDTLKPVYGDSVSPDNLVIEGGKLK
- the idi gene encoding isopentenyl-diphosphate Delta-isomerase, which gives rise to MEVRHILENIAVVNDNDEIIGYKEKMSVHKEGILHRAFSVVLFNSKNEMLLQRRSFSKYHSPGEWTNACCSHQRENETIKEAAIRRLYEELGINDAILEEEFIFHYKCQFENELWENEIDHVFIGRYDKDVESFNIDEVHEVRWISVSELLNWIDEKPEEFTFWFKILIKKAEELKKLYTKY
- a CDS encoding cold-shock protein, yielding MNGTVKWFNPEKGFGFITGDDGKDVFAHFSQINAEGYKSLEEGQKVSFDVAQGPKGPQAENITLAK
- a CDS encoding PHP domain-containing protein, whose product is MIINPYLSTGIWLKGNLHTHTENSKCGHYSLETVIDMYKSYKMKYDFLAITDHCMLTKLNESYEDIVIFPGTEYKYRDYQTLGINIKDYCDDERNYDNHQQLFNKVNDEGGLNIICHPHVYEDNYWPLEELLQLNGYTGLEIYNNNVKFDNKGRALATDLWDNLLSNGKKVFGFANDDMHVFQRCGCAFNMALCEEKSSVSILESLRKGSFYSSTGILLNKIEAIDNRLYLELKHHNIPVSFKFIGYKGKVLKESYGHEAEYTVLGNEKYVRIEMNREDGCMAWTQPFWIE
- the xylA gene encoding xylose isomerase — translated: MKEYFSNISKVVYEGPKSTNPYSFKYYNPEEVVGNKKMKEHLRFAVSYWHTLTANGTDPFGVGTMLRPWDNVNDSMELAKARMEAAFELMDKLNIDYFCFHDRDIAPEGNSLAETNENLDKLVAYCKELMKKYDKKLLWGTANCFSNPRYVHGAGTSCNADVFAYTAAQIKKAIEVTKELGGENYVFWGGREGYETLLNTNMELELDNFARLLQMAVDYAKEIGFTGQFLIEPKPMEPTKHQYDFDTATVLAFLRKYKLDKHFKINIEANHATLAGHTFQHELHVARINNVLGSVDANQGDPNLGWDTDQFPTNVYDTTLAMYEILKNNGIAPGGLNFDAKVRRASFEPEDLFLAYIAGMDTFAKGLRVAHKLLTDGVLENNIKEKYSSFEGGIGKEIVEGNVGFKELEKYALENSRISNKSGRQEMLESIVNQYIFEDK
- a CDS encoding ROK family transcriptional regulator, with translation MMKFKNVDKDTIRSSNIKLILNLLFDKRELTKQEISKETGLSIPTVINITNELIEDGLVEECGVAESSGGRKPIIVRFMPNSRYSFGVEINSKYIRIILINLDAAILEDESIMFNDSFKLNEGNVKNIFDEICKIIKVIILKRNIKEANVLGIGFSLPGTVNEEKLLLELAPNLFVKNMDFHYVEEKLNIKVYVENEANSAAVAELRLGIAKDMRNLVYISVREGVGTGIVVSGYLYKGKNKRAGEFGHMTVEKNGIPCTCGKKGCWEVYTSSEMILKKYNIEEKNPVRSFDQFFNLLDGKDLKASAIWEEYLDYLSVGIQNIILIMDPHYIVVGGDISNYEKFLIPPLKDRIFKDINFFSEDDLKLLTSKFKENSSIIGASILPIEKLFFINERIL
- a CDS encoding DUF624 domain-containing protein; amino-acid sequence: MKVKKEFGEGPIFIATNYIWWFLVGNFYFWLLNLPMLLVVLGIVSTVGSDNTLLFIITLLPMAPALTALLSSMGKLIREKDINMTKEFFKAYKTNFVESIIFGFFEVVILGVLYFDRVYFAATSSIAILQMVILVLAIIFFAIINFYILPIVSRFYLKKMQIVKLAIFYFFRRIHVAAAALAILYLLWTISLKGGSIILLFSASILCYIIMLFHTNTLIEIEARLQPEDTNGLDA
- a CDS encoding sensor histidine kinase — encoded protein: MKKIIDFFNNLSVRFKFALVYFFILLIQIVIFGLYMYEQTSNSTVKQGQLVMEQNLLQTKESILQKRNSIESAADILVLDKRIQDFLDYKYENSVYQIQDYQFNISPIVENILKQNRYINSIKIYMSDNIVTEMADSYYSVNKDSDLSKFLALNQKKPLDNGWTSTHEAKTRALKDSTGTGEQVLTYSKKIISSNTFRETGTLEIEVKETVLFDMLRDPIVTKLGKIFVADDNSMVVSNNIPSLFKQDVIKSNFFDFTPNKRISEVGEIFNKKYIFISIPISEINCNILGIFPAENFNNEIKSSFRNIELVLLGSSIFLGIIIFFTTTALLSRIKDMVKAMKQVRDGNLNVSVKVDSTDEFGELGTTFNHMTSRIHELVETVYKIELMEKEAELKALEAQINPHFLYNTLATITWAARKVKSSQIETISNSLAKFYRLVLSKGNREITVAEEVEMVKAYLHIQKIRFEDKFDVIYKIDEASYSKKIIKNILQPIVENALSHGIEPKSSHGTIVIKISSFENFLSIKIIDDGVGIAQGKLIKVLNGDVESAKGSGYAVKNIIQRLEAYSGRKDVFSIYSREGIGTEVVILI
- a CDS encoding response regulator — translated: MLRMLIVEDERLEREGLLEFLDWSSFGIEVVETACDGLEGIELARKMRPDLIITDIKMSGMAGLEMSKKIKEFLPEVKIIILSGYNDFKFAKEAIRFQAYAYLLKPVEEKEMVEVIKGATNECIKAYEIALEESKNKLQIEESYSVARTQFIADLFEGRVKEEELYEYLKYFHINLIKEDNILVMIIRQSKLNDSVIIDEHDLFDIINNNIDELKDKDYFNVEKSFLYKDSVRNQLVACVSLNSEEDFDTLLYYISNKYLARIKRENNVTLQIGIGKKVETIDDIHLSYNSACEAIEFGEFWSIQGLTYYEGVEVNSKKFEDRLCEFVVKGNYFSKNLVSALSSSEEDKVYQLITDMFDYINNTKCTDRDLLNNYLYNIINEVSLFVYNINKRTEEFMQDYNDSIKAFMNLSNINAIKEYFYTFFGSVLAFLNEKRGSKDESIVKKVIKLIDKKYMECISLKTIAAEVYLSPNYLGNIFKKVTGKTFNVYLCEYRMEKAKELLSKANKKVSSVAQEVGIPNTSYFCMVFKNTFGIAPGEFHERVIRG